The Chitinophagales bacterium genome window below encodes:
- a CDS encoding DUF1569 domain-containing protein, translating into MKDVFKAVEKYIPQTDEINATVSAKTVGWQLDHILNVVIVVSEDIQQSNPSDYKAKFNYIKSLILLTGYIPRGKGKAPKTTRGAEEKYATDFLAEKLNKAKDAFNAIEKLPADFYFNHPLFGHMKRDTTKKFLKIHSKHHLKIIEDILE; encoded by the coding sequence ATGAAAGATGTTTTTAAAGCCGTAGAAAAATATATTCCTCAAACGGATGAAATTAACGCCACAGTTTCGGCAAAAACTGTAGGTTGGCAACTTGACCATATACTAAATGTAGTAATTGTAGTAAGTGAAGATATACAGCAATCTAATCCTTCAGATTATAAAGCTAAGTTTAACTACATTAAATCTTTAATTTTATTAACGGGCTATATTCCCCGAGGGAAAGGAAAAGCACCTAAAACAACCCGAGGAGCAGAAGAAAAATATGCTACCGATTTTTTAGCAGAAAAATTAAACAAAGCAAAAGACGCTTTTAATGCCATAGAAAAACTTCCTGCCGATTTTTATTTTAATCATCCCCTTTTTGGACACATGAAAAGAGATACCACCAAAAAGTTTTTAAAAATCCATAGCAAACACCATCTAAAAATTATTGAGGATATTTTGGAATAG
- a CDS encoding M48 family metalloprotease: protein MKKFMILIFPVVLFLAGCKNSDGVFLYSLEDDKTLGAETAAQIAADPATYPVLDRNSNQAAYAYLEEMKTMILNGGEVKHKDDFDWNLYIIDDPSTLNAFCTPGGYIYVYTGLINYLEDASSLAGVMGHEIGHADHRHSMSQIQKQMGISLLISAFVDENSSALVQLGTQMVANLTTLAFSRSDETEADKSSVEYLCPTDFEADGAANFFIKIEAEGGTQPPQFLSTHPNPDNRVQNIQEEASGLSCGNEAADPMINGVSYQTFQGYFN from the coding sequence ATGAAAAAATTTATGATACTAATATTCCCTGTTGTATTATTTTTAGCAGGGTGTAAAAATAGCGATGGTGTTTTCTTATATTCTTTAGAAGATGACAAAACCCTTGGAGCAGAAACTGCGGCTCAAATAGCTGCCGATCCAGCAACTTATCCTGTTTTAGACAGGAACTCCAATCAAGCGGCTTATGCCTATTTAGAAGAAATGAAAACTATGATTTTAAATGGTGGAGAAGTAAAGCACAAAGATGATTTTGATTGGAATCTTTACATTATAGATGACCCGAGTACTTTAAATGCTTTTTGTACGCCAGGCGGTTATATTTATGTTTACACAGGTTTAATTAATTATTTAGAAGATGCATCTTCATTAGCAGGCGTAATGGGACACGAAATAGGGCATGCCGATCATAGACACTCTATGTCTCAAATACAAAAACAAATGGGAATTAGTTTGCTAATAAGTGCTTTTGTAGATGAAAATTCAAGTGCTTTGGTGCAATTAGGGACTCAAATGGTAGCTAACTTAACTACTTTAGCATTTAGCAGAAGCGATGAAACAGAAGCAGATAAAAGTTCAGTAGAATATTTATGCCCTACAGATTTTGAAGCAGATGGTGCAGCTAATTTCTTTATAAAAATAGAAGCTGAAGGAGGAACTCAACCACCTCAGTTTTTAAGTACTCACCCAAATCCGGATAATAGAGTACAGAATATACAAGAAGAAGCATCGGGATTAAGTTGCGGAAACGAAGCCGCAGACCCAATGATTAATGGTGTTTCTTACCAAACTTTTCAAGGGTATTTTAACTAA